The segment CGCCCGAGCAGATTGCTCAAATCATGGAAACAATGCGAGATAAAGCGACAGTCGTCATGGCAACTCGGATGGAGCCTGAAGTGTATGCTTGGGTGAAAGAAATGGTTCCAGATGCCCTTTACTATGCGACTGCTAAGATTTGCGCGTTAGGCAGTCCAAAAGCTCCGATTTATCCAGGTACAATTGGGATTCTTTCAGCAGGCACAGCAGATCTTCCTGTTGCCGAAGAAGCAGCCATTACTGCTGAACTCTGTGGATTTCGGGTGAATCGACTTTGGGATGTCGGCGTTGCTGGAATTCATCGCTTGCTAAGTAATGTGCATGTGTTGACTCAGGCAGATGTGCTAATTGTCGTCGCAGGCATGGAAGGAGCATTGCCGAGTGTAGTAGCTGGTCTGTCAGATTGTGCGATCGTCGCTGTTCCCACCAGTATCGGATATGGAGCCAGTTTTAATGGACTATCCGCATTGCTCACGATGTTGAATTCTTGTGCGACTGGAATTGGGGTCGTCAATATTGACAACGGATTTGGAGCCGCCATGTTAGCAGGTCAGATTTTGAGAACAGCTAGTAAATTGAAGTAAAACTAGCAGTGTGGAGCGAGAAGTCAGAATTTTACAAAACTCCGACTTCTGAACAATCATCACCTAGCTATTGAACGCTGGAAAGAAGTTTGATCCCACCGATTTTTTCAATCGCCGCATCGCCCGCCCTGCCATATCCGTAAATAGTAAATCGCCACACAAAAGCTGAGTAGCATAGCGTGTACTTTTCTCATACTTCACGCCGTACTTATAGCAAACTCCCGTCCACTGGTAAAACACCCGCGCTAAATTCAAAGCTGCATCAAAATTTGCTGCAAACTCGGCGTGAATGCGATCGGTATATTCATCTGCTGCTTGATCAATAATGCTTTGAGCTGCGATCGCACCACTCTTCACCGCATGGAGAATTCCATCGCCAAACAATGGATTGATCAATCCCGCTGCATCCCCGACTAGTAAAATCCGTCCTTCATGTAATGGCTCTTTCCCACTCCACGTCGGCAACGGATGAGCGTGAAATTTCAAAGCTGAACGATCGTATTTCAATCCCAACGCATCCATATATTCCAGAATCGTCTTCTGCAACTGCGCGGGTAAATCGCGATCGCGTCTCGCATCCTGATTATCTGGACGAAACACACCTGCTCCAATATTCAAATGATCAGCTTTCGGAAAAATCCAGGCATATCCGCGTTTCACCGCACCATATTCTAAATGAGCAATATCGGGACGTAAATCTGCATGACCATCGCCCCATTGATGTGGATGCTCAATCTCCATTGCTAACGCGATCGCTTTGCGCTTTCTCAACTGAGTCGCCTTTGCAACCACTCCATTCGCGCCATCGGCTCCAATCACATATTGCGCCTTTGCTGTAAATTCCGATCCTGTCTTAATCCCCTGTGCTCGGACAATCACGCCATCAGGTTCAGGTTCAAGCGATCGGAGCGCAATTCCATCTCGCAACTCGGCTCCAAACTGGCTCGCTCTTTGAGCCAGAGCATTGTCGAAAATGGGTCGTTGAACCATCCAGAGCGATAAGCGCTCATCGGTCGATCGCGGATTCATCGCAACAAGATAGGGATTTTCAAACTTCCAGGTATGCCGCATCTGGGTAACATCTGACTCGACAAACGCCTCTGGAGCTAAATCTTGTAACTGAGACTGCATCACCATCGGCATCCCGCCACCGCACGTCTTATGACGAGGCAAAAACTGTTTTTCCAGTAGAGCTACAGTGAATCCAGCTTGGGCAAGTTGAGCAGCAGCGATCGAGCCAGAGGGGCCTGCACCGATAACAACGACATCGTAGGTTTGCATGAGCGATCTAGAAAATTGCACCTACTAGACTATCACCGTAAAAGCTGGCTCAGCACTGAATCCATGCCCTGCACTTCTAGTAAAACCTGTTGCTTTTCACGCTCACCATAGGCATCCCAGTTATTTCGCAAATTAATGCCTAATGAGTACCGTTGTCTAGAACAACAAATAATCACCGAAATTCCGCGATCGAGCAATCTTGAGCCTAAGTCATACGCTTGATCTCGACGCTGCGCACTAAAGCTATGAAACTGGCAAAACAACTCACCTTGATAGCTAATTCCATCACAGAGTTGATCGTGAAACCAAAACTTAAAAAATCGACAATCGGATTCATTTGCGAGTAGCAGGTTCATGCAAAATAATAGATCAGCCCAATCATTAAATACTTCAAAGGAAAATTCAGAGTTTCCGGTTCATTGTGCCAGTTTTAGAACATATAAATGTATCTTTTCAATCCAATTGGCGCAGTCAGTGCACCCCCATTTCTTAGGGTATTGAATGTCAAACTCAGGTTGATTCAGTTCTTATTCTTAATACTATTTAATAAAGTCGGGCAACCTATCTATCCTAAGACAGACGAAATATGCAGTTTGTCGCGAAGACATCAAAAAACAGCCTCAGCGATAAAGTTTAAGTAATTTCCACAGTTTCTCTGAAGGAAGGGATCAGACTGTCATAAGGGATCTGGCATTTTCGGCATAAAATTCGCTAAAATCAGCTTTAATTGCCGTGTTTTTACGAGGGTGCTCGGAATTTTGAATTCATGCTTATACGGGGAGCATCGTCACAATTACGGAGCAGGATCGTAATTTCAGATGTCAGTGAGCATCAAAGCGAGTACACCCCCAAAAACGTTCCCATTCGACTGCAATGCAAAACTGCAATGATTCCATCATCAGATCTCAATCGACTCAGCCGCCAGATCGGGGAACCTTCATGAAAATTTTGGTGATTGAAGACGAAAAAGATGTTCGGCTGAACATTCTAGAAATTCTTGCCTCTGGGGGCTTTGACTCCCTGAATGCCGATAATGGTATGACCGGAATTCAATTGGCAAAGGAGCGATCGCCCGATTTGATTCTCTGCGATATCAAAATGCCTGATTTTGACGGCTACAACGTTTTAGAAGCATTGCGTCAAGATCCAAGCACAGCAATGATTCCGTTTATTTTTCTGACTGCCAAAGCCGATAAAGCCGATATGCGACAGGGGATGAATTTGGGCGCGGATGACTACTTAACCAAACCCTTTCGCCGGGTGGAATTATTAGAGACGATCGCTGCTCGTCTGAAACGGCATAGCGCCCAACTTGAGATTCAGAGAAAGGTCGATGAACTGCAATCCATCAATAGTCAGAAAAACGATCTGCTCAACACGATTACGCACGATCTGCGCGCACCACTCACGACAATTAAAGTGGCGCTGCAATTAATGGATGCGATGCCGGACAATCGGCGGCAATATATCGATATTGCGCTGAATGCGTGCG is part of the Leptolyngbya boryana PCC 6306 genome and harbors:
- the larB gene encoding nickel pincer cofactor biosynthesis protein LarB, whose product is MTHPEALKALLDDVSQGKLSSEDALSKLRYLTYEPVGGFANIDHHRSLRTGFPEVIWSPGKTPEQIAQIMETMRDKATVVMATRMEPEVYAWVKEMVPDALYYATAKICALGSPKAPIYPGTIGILSAGTADLPVAEEAAITAELCGFRVNRLWDVGVAGIHRLLSNVHVLTQADVLIVVAGMEGALPSVVAGLSDCAIVAVPTSIGYGASFNGLSALLTMLNSCATGIGVVNIDNGFGAAMLAGQILRTASKLK
- a CDS encoding hybrid sensor histidine kinase/response regulator translates to MKILVIEDEKDVRLNILEILASGGFDSLNADNGMTGIQLAKERSPDLILCDIKMPDFDGYNVLEALRQDPSTAMIPFIFLTAKADKADMRQGMNLGADDYLTKPFRRVELLETIAARLKRHSAQLEIQRKVDELQSINSQKNDLLNTITHDLRAPLTTIKVALQLMDAMPDNRRQYIDIALNACDQGDELIQNLLDLYQLESGEALAPPEPLNLRELLRKTTDAFQVRTRDCQQLLKVNLPETLPVIVADGVSLRRILVELLNNACKYTQSGGEICLKVREGLSENQTPLLQFTIANQSEIPTKNLPHIFDKFYRVPGSDRWQKGGTGLGLALVKKLVEQLQGSIIVKSQTGWTTFVIELPYETL
- a CDS encoding geranylgeranyl reductase family protein translates to MQTYDVVVIGAGPSGSIAAAQLAQAGFTVALLEKQFLPRHKTCGGGMPMVMQSQLQDLAPEAFVESDVTQMRHTWKFENPYLVAMNPRSTDERLSLWMVQRPIFDNALAQRASQFGAELRDGIALRSLEPEPDGVIVRAQGIKTGSEFTAKAQYVIGADGANGVVAKATQLRKRKAIALAMEIEHPHQWGDGHADLRPDIAHLEYGAVKRGYAWIFPKADHLNIGAGVFRPDNQDARRDRDLPAQLQKTILEYMDALGLKYDRSALKFHAHPLPTWSGKEPLHEGRILLVGDAAGLINPLFGDGILHAVKSGAIAAQSIIDQAADEYTDRIHAEFAANFDAALNLARVFYQWTGVCYKYGVKYEKSTRYATQLLCGDLLFTDMAGRAMRRLKKSVGSNFFPAFNS